A portion of the Lolium rigidum isolate FL_2022 chromosome 1, APGP_CSIRO_Lrig_0.1, whole genome shotgun sequence genome contains these proteins:
- the LOC124678298 gene encoding auxin-induced in root cultures protein 12-like yields the protein MASLTAPRHIALLVLVLAAASARLASAAGACAAEKFPAGKTYATCTDLPQLGAALHWTYDEAKSSLSVAFVAAPAGPNGWVAWALNPTGEGMAGAQALVALKGSSSAPAVKTYNITGYVPLGGASTPIAFPATELAADAGSGGKIRLYGKLQLKKGMTAVNQVWQVGTSVTGGAPDKHAFAAGNLAAKAKLVLSGKATAPAPAPAVMAGGPAGSAGSVGGAGAATTPAAGKPASAAATVGVSSVAGVALALMGLLAVV from the coding sequence ATGGCCTCCCTCACAGCGCCGCGCCACATCGCGCTGCTGGTGCTCGTCCTGGCGGCGGCCTCGGCGCGCTTGGCCTCTGCGGCCGGCGCGTGCGCGGCGGAGAAGTTCCCGGCGGGGAAGACGTACGCGACGTGCACGGACCTGCCGCAGCTGGGCGCGGCGCTGCACTGGACGTACGACGAGGCCAAGTCGTCCCTCTCGGTGGCGTTCGTGGCGGCACCCGCGGGGCCCAACGGGTGGGTGGCGTGGGCGCTGAACCCGACCGGCGAGGGCATGGCCGGCGCGCAGGCGCTGGTGGCGCTCaagggctcctcctccgcgcccgCCGTCAAGACGTACAACATCACCGGCTACGTTCCCCTCGGCGGGGCGTCCACGCCCATCGCGTTCCCGGCCACGGAGCTGGCCGCGGACGCCGGCAGCGGCGGCAAGATCCGGCTGTACGGGAAGCTGCagctgaagaaggggatgacggcGGTGAACCAGGTTTGGCAGGTGGGCACCTCCGTCACCGGTGGGGCGCCAGACAAGCACGCGTTCGCGGCCGGCAACCTCGCCGCCAAGGCCAAGCTCGTGCTCTCCGGCAAGGCGACCGCCCCGGCGCCTGCGCCCGCGGTGATGGCCGGTGGCCCGGCCGGCTCTGCCGGTAGCGTGGGCGGCGCTGGGGCCGCCACGACGCCGGCTGCTGGGAAGCCCGCCTCTGCGGCGGCCACGGTCGGCGTGTCGTCGGTCGCAGGCGTTGCGCTCGCGTTGATGGGTTTATTGGCCGTAGTATGA